CTTCCCAGCTTCTGAGTTACCCTGGCTCCGTTTCAGCTCTTTGAAGTAAATTTGAATCACCAAGaaatttgctttctttcctgTTGTGCCAcaacttatttttcttctttcagtccCTCAAGTACTTGCTGATAGTGCTTTGGAAATCAAATATTCAGTATGGCCCAACCTTCTGCCCAGCTAGATGCCCCTTGCTGTTTTCATTGAAAAGCTTTAAATTCAACTGAAAGGGTAGCAGTTCTCTTTGTTTATAACCATAGCATAACAAATTGCAGCCAATTGAAAACCATATTAAGTTGTAAATTTGTATTATGACTGGACATTACCAGGGTGGCAATGTTTTTCCCCAGTGCTGGTTTTTCAGCCCAGTTGTTCTGATGTACCCAAGTGTGAAGTTATTAGAGCCATTTGTGGTTTAAGTGTGGGAAGGAAGGGACTTCACTTCTGTGGGAAGCTGCACTCTGGCAATCTGCCTGGTCGTCTGCTGGCTACGCAGGCAGGACacagaacaaatgaaaaattaaagaaatgccCTGCAAAGAAAGCTATTGAGATGTGGAGAAGTAAATATCTGTGTCATCTGGAAGGGATTTCACATGGCAAAGAGCTGACCTCTGGCTTTGTGTTTGCTTCTAATGATGACTTCTGACAGTGCTACCTGCAGAGCACAAAGACAGACCAATTAAATCCAGgccatttgtatttttattgtagACATCATGCCAGAATCCCCGTCCTCCTCTTCTTGACACAGAAATTTGGTGGACTTTTTAATTATCTCAAGGATAAAGTGTTTTTTGCGTAAAACAAACCTTTCTCCAGCAAAATGGCAATTGTTCTGTGagtctttttctttcagatgaATCTTCTGCTCCAGCCATTTCCGAGATGCTGTGGTAGCTCCTTACTCCTGCTAAGATACTTATGCCTTAATTTGACAGCTCCTCATGACACCTGTGCCTGTGTTACATGAGGGAAATAAGTGTTCTGTCAAGTGCCTCTGGTAATTTTTGTGATTTGCCTCTTTTGGCTTTTGTATGACAGGAATGACTTTCCTTACAGAGCTTGTACAATTGTACCTTGCTAATGGCTACTTGGGTAATAAAGACATCTCACATCAATTATTTTCTACGTCCTTGTGCAAAACATTTGCAGGGAGAGTAGCAGTGGAACCCTTAGTGACAAATGTGACCAGTTTCCTGCGCCACCAGTCGAGGCTTGGTTTGTTTACAGTGCAGAGTCGCTGTGACCCCTCTCCTCCAGCTGAGAGGTGGATGGCGGGCTGGGCTGGTTTCCCGATTTACTGAAGGCCTGTGTTTAACATCTCCCTGTCCTTGCAGGAAGCCGTGGTGAGCACCTGGATCCAGTTCAGCGACAGCTCCGTTACCCCCCTGGACATCTACGACCCCAAGGACTTCTCTCTGTCGGCCGTGTCGCTGGACGAAGCCGTGGTGTCCGTGCACCAGAGTCCTGCCCTcaggtggcccgtggtggcggCGGAGGGCGAGGGCCAGGGAGCGCTGGTCAAGGTGGACATGATGATCTCCGAGGCCTGCCAGAAGTCCAAGAGGAAGAGCGTGCTGGCCGTGGGGAGCGGCAGCATCAGGGTGAAGTTCGGGCAGAACGACGCGGACGCGGAGGCGGGCGGCGACTACGACGCGGACGAGATCGAGAACCGCGCCAGCGACCGGCGCCACAAGGCCGCGGAGCACGACGGGCGCCACCACGGCGGCTCCTCGGCAGACAGGGACGAGGGGCCCCTCAGGAAGGCCAGCACCACCGCCAAGTCCGTCCTCAAAAACAAAGTCATCAAAAACAACCGCCTGGACGGCGGCAAGCTCTCGGACGACGGCCAGCTGCAGAACATCCCCATCGACTTCACCAACTTCCCCGCCCAGGTGGAGCTGCCCAAAGGCGGGGCTGGCGTGGAGGACAGCGACCTGGTGCAGACACCGCGGGGGCTCAGCGACCTGGAGATCGGCATGTACGCCCTGCTGGGCGTCTTCTGCCTGGCCATCCTGGTGTTCCTCATCAACTGTGCAACGTTTGCGCTCAAGTACCGCCACAAGCAGGTGCTGGTGGAAGGACAGACCACCATGACCCACTCCCACGACTGGGTGTGGCTGGGGAacgaggcagagctgctggagaacgCGGCGGACGCGTCGCCTCAGCAGGACGAGCACACCACCATCATCGACCGGGGCTCGGGCGGCGAGGAGAGCAACCAGCTGCTGAACGGCAGCGCCCAGAGGAGcgcgcagagccaggggcacagggctgcagaCCCGGGGGGGAGGCTGGGCAAGGAGCACAGGGTGGAGCCTTTGCACTCGCCCACGTCCAAGAGGAAGCGGGTGAAGTTCACCACGTTCACCACCATCCCGCCCGACGACGGCTGCCCCACCGTCAACTCCATCCTCAGCAGCAATGACGATGACATTAAGTGGGTGTGCCAGGACATGG
The Passer domesticus isolate bPasDom1 chromosome 17, bPasDom1.hap1, whole genome shotgun sequence DNA segment above includes these coding regions:
- the LOC135282462 gene encoding transmembrane protein 132C-like isoform X4; the encoded protein is MLKRASYGAGVGISQDTEILNTAILTGRTVAVPIRVVSIEENSAVTDISESVECKSSGEDVIKVSDRCDYVFVNGKEMKGKVNALVNFTYQYLSAPLQMTVWVPRLPLQIDISDTELSQIKGWRVPVVSNKRPTRDSDDEDEDERRGRGCTLQYQHAMVRVLTQFVAEDSGPWGQLSYLLGSDWHFDITDLVRDFMKLEDPHVARLQEGRILIGREVGMTTMQVLSPLSDSILAEKTVTVLDDKVTITDLGVQLVSGLSLFLQPSAATSRAIVATAVAQELLHTPKQEAVVSTWIQFSDSSVTPLDIYDPKDFSLSAVSLDEAVVSVHQSPALRWPVVAAEGEGQGALVKVDMMISEACQKSKRKSVLAVGSGSIRVKFGQNDADAEAGGDYDADEIENRASDRRHKAAEHDGRHHGGSSADRDEGPLRKASTTAKSVLKNKVIKNNRLDGGKLSDDGQLQNIPIDFTNFPAQVELPKGGAGVEDSDLVQTPRGLSDLEIGMYALLGVFCLAILVFLINCATFALKYRHKQVLVEGQTTMTHSHDWVWLGNEAELLENAADASPQQDEHTTIIDRGSGGEESNQLLNGSAQRSAQSQGHRAADPGGRLGKEHRVEPLHSPTSKRKRVKFTTFTTIPPDDGCPTVNSILSSNDDDIKWVCQDMELGDSKEIRNYVGKFKDKA